The nucleotide window GTGCGATGGTACTGTGGGACATGTGCCACACCCTCTGCTACCTGCATGTGGGGGCACTGTCTTGCTGTGTCGAGGCCACTCACGTACACAAGCTCCCAGTCTGGCGGCACGCTGCTCATACGGCGCTGAAGCTGGTCGAGAAACGGAGGTGAGGGCGATGCGGCGGGTGACTCGCTGTCACTCCCTTTGGCATCCGCTAGTGTCGAGTCATCTTCCAGCACCAGAAAGCACTGCTTGGGCAGTACCACCGCAGACGCCTCAGCGGACACGTTGCTCACCTTACCCAGGGCCGCGATGCGTGCCCAGAGATGTATGTGACTCAGCGCACACCCGAGAGCCGCCTTGTTCAGGTCCATGCCCCATACGTGATGCTCCGAGGGCTCCTTCAGTCGCCGCAGACCCAACGCAGAGACCAACCCGCAGCGATACGCAACGTTCACATCGACGAGTGAGCCTTCTATAGCAGGAACACGCTCCGTTCGCTCTACTGGGAGACCGGCGCGAGCACACACTGCTTGTATTGCTACCCACCGATCAGGGCGGCGGTCCAGGTTGATGACAAAGATGCGCTCCAATGAGAACGGGCGGCTAGTCGTTTGAGGTCGCCAGAGGTGAGGCGTTCGCATGAGTGTCCCTCTCATGTCGCGACCACAGCTGCAGCCCCTCACATGCAAAGGGCTAGCACAGTAGACAGCGCAAGTGCAAGAGAGGACGACACGAGGCGGGTTCAGTGATGTGCGTACGgggatagagagagggaggtggacAGGTGCGCCTTTATAGCCGCAACGCGAAAtagagaggaggagatgcagcGTAAGGAGAGAAGTGCAAAGGCAACGGCAACGTGTGGGGCATCACGATTGAATTGAAAacgggggaagggaaggagggggggggtccaCCACTCCTCCTTGCGCGAAGAGACGCCGGGACTTCGCCCCTGTCTCGTATATGGCGGGGACTCTGCTCGACGAGTGTCGAGAAAGAGGGCGTgactcagcagcggcataaaagagaggggagtcCACTCCATTCCCTCGCCTATTGCCGCTTCTCAAGATGCAGTGAGCGTGGCCGTGCCATCGCCGCAGCCCACGTTGTGTATCGCCCAGTACTTGTATTTCATAGACTCTttccgccccccccccctcctcctccatgatAGGCagtaggaggaggagactgATAGAGCTAACggacggcaacggcggcggaAAACTGCTAGTGAGGAGTGGGAACGAAATAAACAAGAAAAGGTCGCAGATTACGCGGTGCggtgagggaaggagaaggaacGGAGAAGAGTCGCGAGTAGTGAATACTAgactagagagagagagacaagaacAAGACAGACGATTACACACATGGGCGCACAGAAGCACATAGAGAGAGATTGCCTTCGCTTGCGGCGCGAAGACGACGCCGATGCGATCGCCGCAAAATCGAACAAGTCGCGTTCGTGAgcagagaacgagagggcaaaaacgaaaagaggaagacaccTGGGGAGGCTTCAACGCCAGAGGCAGTTCATTGTAGATGACCACCGCACCGGACCCATGATCTTGGAGGAGCACCCCAACGTTGGCGTCACCGGAATGACGTCGTCTAGGTTGTGCCCCTTCACGAGGTGAATGTacttgccctcctcctcgccaacGATAACCTGGAAGGTGGCCGCGAGAATGGCGCTCGGTCCCGACAGCTCCACTTCCTTGTGCGGCGAGACTTGAATGAGATACTTGTAGCTCTGCGTGCTGGCATTACCCTCGCGGTACAccaggcgcagcagtgcgttGGATTTGGAGATAATCATATAATCAGCCGGCTTTACATATGTGCGAAACCACTCCTGATCCTGCTCCAACTGCTTGCGGCAGTCGTAGCGGTGCTTCAAGTTCTCGTATCCCCAAATCTGAATGTACTGGTTGACGCCGCCAAGCTGAACAGTCCAGCAGCCCTGGCAGCTACCAATCCGTGGACGCTGCGGCATATATTTCATAGAGAGCTGGTGGAAGGAGTCGTACTTCTCGGGTGCTAGCACGTAGGTGCGCAGTTCGTATACGTGCGACGCTGACTTGGCATTGCCTAAGCGTCGAGCACACAAGCGCAGCATGACTCCTCCTTTTGTATCCtgcacttgtgtgtgtgtgtgtgtgtggtgtgatTCTTTGCACTCGAGTAGTAGGGGACTTAGGAGGAGTGATGACGGCCTACGCCCTGCAGCGTAGAACGGTTTTAATATCAGCCAATGCACAAAGAAGCGAAGTCAACACTCTTCTTTGGGCAGctcaccgacacacacgcacagaaagaAGCTGCGGGTGCGCTGTCAGGTCAAACCGAGGCTGACTTCGCTAAGGTGGCACTGGCGGTAGTTCggcctttctttttttttttgcaaaTGCAAGCGCTCGTTTGTGTGATGGTGATGAGCGGTGTCACGTGGTGCCTCTTCGTTATTTTTTCCCTCTGCATGCAGCTCtacacagagggagagggagagtgagacGCACACAGGGTCAAATGCCAGATCATGagcggagagaaaaaggagagaaggggtagGAGGGGTACGCGAGTCTTTTTGTTtggtgtggggagggagggaggaaggcggaCTCACtagggagcgagaggggtggaggCTTCGAGGTGGCCCCCGGATTGAACACTCCGCCATTCAGGACCCCCCAAAAAAAGTCATGTCAGGGTACCACCGTGATCCAGGGCGGAGGTCTGTGCGTTTATCAGCTATGCAGATTGCAAAGGTGCTGCGTAAGCACTACGGGGGGAACCAGACAGGTTAGCAGCTGTCTTTACTAACACCAAAAAGTCCACCTTTTCGACTCTCTACGACTTACTCCTGCGGTGGCATGGCGTGGCTGTTCACGGCTGTCACCTACGTCTGCTACCCTCTTCCTTGGAGCGCGACCGCTATGAAAAACGCTGGTGTGCATCATCAGTCACCTATGAGAAAGAGgtgccgagagagagagagtgaggaaggaggaaggccGATCTGCAGGTGTAGAGGCAGTGCGATCACGAACTGTATGGTGTGCGTTCCCGTCTCTCTGGGTCATTCTGCTTGTCTCTGTAGAAGTTGAGCCATTGTGAAGCCGTTCGAGCATACCAACCTGCGACGTCGCACGCGTgtagagagaggcaaagacgGTGATTAGGGAAGCTTAAGAAGAGGGTGTGCGTACGTATGAGTGTTGTGACTAAAGGGAATAAAGCAGCCACAAAATGGGAGGGGGCGGATCCATCAACACAGAGGACAAGAAGAGCAACACAAGACGTTGTGGGGAAGATGCAGTACTAGCGTGGTGAACTCTCCCCCTGGGCTTAGAGCGAGTGTGTAGGTgcgcgggagggagggagagggagaggatggAACGCTGTACATAGTAGCACACAGGGGTAGGTACCGAGAATGTGAAGACGAAAGACGGCCGCGGAGCATCCACAACAAAGGGGCGCAGGTCAAGAGAGGGCGAAGCAAAAAAGCAAcaacggggggggggggaggggagaagagagaaggcaggcGGAaggcgcacatacacacccacacacacacgagaccGTAATGCACCACTGTCACACGCTGCGCAAGCGATCACCTCACAGAAACAGGCGCAGAGCACTACGACAACTGTCGGACAACAGAGTCACAGCATTAACCACCTCAGCGCGNNNNNNNNNNNNNNNNNNNNNNNNNNNNNNNNNNNNNNNNNNNNNNNNNNNNNNNNNNNNNNNNNNNNNNNNNNNNNNNNNNNNNNNNNNNNNNNNNNNNAGGCACATAACGACACGTTTTACATAGAAAAACTGCCAGAAGCGCTATGGGTatggaagaagaaaacaaaggcGCGAAAGAGACAAGAAAAGGGCGgcaggggaaggaggaggggagaggagaaagagagcgagagagacaagtTCGCAAGGGAAAAGTACACTCGGTGCCATGCGCCAGGGCACCTCTcggcccctcccctcttgcTTGCACGGGGGGCGTAAACCCGTGCCTCACTGAAAGACCATCTCGCAGATAATCTCTTGCTCTTTGTCGTGCTTGCTCTTGTACCCGGTGGACGGGGCTGCTGCAATGCAGCGGCCGGCGTACCGCAGCTCTCGCTCGCCATTTGTGTACTCCTCGATGCGCGGCTCGACGTGGGCCCAGGATCCCATGTTCCTCGGCTCTTCCTGCGCCCACATGAGCTCAGCCTTCTCATACtcggcaagcagctgctgcacctccgccacggGGAACGGCGAGAGCTCCTCCACGCGCACGAGCGCCACATCCTTCACGCCCTTCGTCTCCCGATACTTGTTCAGGTAATGGTAGATCTGGCCAGTGCACATCACGAGGCGGCGCGCCTGGCAGCCCGGAACGGATGGGTCTGGGATGACCGACTGAAACTCGCCACTCGTCAGCTCCTCAAGCGTTGAGACGTTTGGTGCGCGCAGGAATTGCTTGGAAAAGAAGATTATCAGTGCCTTGCGGAAGTTGCGCTTCTGATGG belongs to Leishmania braziliensis MHOM/BR/75/M2904 complete genome, chromosome 36 and includes:
- a CDS encoding glycosyl transferase-like protein, which gives rise to MRTPHLWRPQTTSRPFSLERIFVINLDRRPDRWVAIQAVCARAGLPVERTERVPAIEGSLVDVNVAYRCGLVSALGLRRLKEPSEHHVWGMDLNKAALGCALSHIHLWARIAALGKVSNVSAEASAVVLPKQCFLVLEDDSTLADAKGSDSESPAASPSPPFLDQLQRRMSSVPPDWELVYVSGLDTARQCPHMQVAEGVAHVPQYHRTTNAYLVTPQGARRLLATCVPLTFQLDTVMTMNVGYPPGMVGVAGVKTLPYVLDPVCYTLQPPLMRQSAQLGTDIQH